A region of Penaeus chinensis breed Huanghai No. 1 chromosome 38, ASM1920278v2, whole genome shotgun sequence DNA encodes the following proteins:
- the LOC125045981 gene encoding uncharacterized protein DDB_G0271670-like gives MIDVERLEGREDLVKVDSKERYTDFRRQQKQQQQQQRQQFSTYSFSYSSSSSSSSSSSSSSSSSSSSSSSSSSSSTFSTSSSSSSSSSTFSTSSSSSSSSSSSSSSSSSSSSSSSSSSTFSTFSTSSSSSSSPPSSSSSSSSSSSSSSSSSSSSSSSSSTFSTSSSSSSSSSSSSSSSSTFSTSSSSSSSSSSSSSSSSSSSSSFSTSSSSSSSSSSSSSSSSSSSSSSSTFSTSSSSSSSSSSSSSVQCLPPYPSYPFVMENLC, from the exons ATGATCGATGTTGAGAGGTTGGAAGGTCGTGAGGATTTG GTTAAGGTTGATAGCAAAGAGAGGTACACAGACTTCAGACGA caacagaagcagcagcagcagcagcagcgacaGCAG ttttctacttattccttctcctactcctcctcctcctcctcttcttcttcttcttcttcttcttcttcttcttcttcttcttcttcttcttcttcttcttcttcttctactttttctacttcttcttcttcttcttcttcttcttctactttttctacttcttcttcttcttcttcttcttcttcttcttcttcttcttcttcttcttcttcttcttcttcttcttcttcttcttctactttttctactttttctacttcttcttcttcttcttcttctcctccttcttcttcttcttcttcttcttcttcttcttcttcttcttcttcttcttcttcttcttcttcttcttcttcttctactttttctacttcttcttcttcttcttcttcttcttcttcttcttcttcttcttcttctactttttctacttcttcttcttcttcttcttcttcttcttcttcttcttcttcttcttcttcttcttcttcttctttttctacttcttcttcttcttcttcttcttcttcttcttcttcttcttcttcttcttcttcttcttcttcttcttctactttttctacttcttcttcttcttcttcttcttcttcttcttcttcttct